DNA sequence from the Pseudophryne corroboree isolate aPseCor3 chromosome 6, aPseCor3.hap2, whole genome shotgun sequence genome:
GGAACTTCCTAAAACTAATTTTACATACTGTATTAGCTTCCCTGCAGCAGAAACTCTGCAACTATTGTCAAGTGTGTAATATATAGAAATATCTTATGTATATACAGTAGGTAGAAACTACTCAACTCAAGTATAAAATACCATTAACTCTCCTGGATAAATAGTCATATGATCTTTGGGACTGTACACCAGATTATACCAAATTTGGTGTTAGTTGGGCTACATAAATTATTTCAAAAGGTTTAATATAATATAAAGAATCACAAAAAACAACCACAACTCCCTAATAAATGACAGAATTATAGTATACCTACATCAGTTTGTACACTACTCGTATAATGCCTTTTTTAACCTCTTGATTTCTCAGGCTGTATATAAGTGGATTCAGCATTGGTGTCACAACTGAGTAGAAGATGGAAGCCGTCTTTTCTTGATTCTCAATGACATTTGAGGGAGAACGTAGGTATGTGAAAAAAATGGACATATAGAAGATGGAGGCACACAAGACATGTgaagaacatgtactgaatgctttctgTCTGCTCTCAGCAGACTTCATCTGCAGAATGGAAGAAATGATTAAAGTGTATGAGATCAGAATGATCAGAAATGAACCTAGGCCAAAGGACGCAATGGAGAAAACAGTTATCATGTCACAAGAGAAAGTGTCAGAGCAGGACAGCTTGAGCAGTGGAGGAACGTCACAGCAGAAGTGGTCTATGATGTTTGAGCCACAGAACTGGAGACTGAATATACAGCTCATCTGCACGGATGATACCAAAGATCCAATGAAAAAAGATAGGACAACCTGACATGAACATTTTTTCTTGCTCATTATAGAAACATAGTGTAGAGGGCGGCAGATGGCAGCATACCGGTCATATGCCATGTTTGCGAGAAGTAAAACCTCAGTACAAGCTAGTGCACCAAAAAATAAGAGCTGAAGGGCACACCCAACAAATGAGATGGCCTTCCTTGTGGAGATAAGGTCAGAAAGCATTTTAGGAGTTATAACTGAGGAGTATAAAAGATCCACCAGGGAGAGATAGCTTAGGAAAAAGTACATTGGTGTATGGAGGTTGGAGCTGATATGGACAATAGCCATCATGCCAACATTTCCCAATACAGTCATCACGTAGACATGTAAGAAGAGTATGAAGAGGAACATGGCAAGTTCTCTATTTTCGGTGAGTCCAGAAAACACAAACACTCTCACTTGGGTCTTGTTTATCACGTCCATTAATTCACTTTGTAGCAGCCAGCATTAGATCACTTCAGTAATCCTTAAGAATTTAAAAATACCAAAAGAACATATATAGCTGTATGAGTACACAGTGTGCTGGCTGTGGTCAGAAATGTTCTCCTGATATTTCCATGTAGAAATCCTTTGCAGACCAAAAAAGaagatataaaaataataaaacttgtTTTTGAGAATAGTCTAATTACACTTAAAGTGAgattacacatactgtatagtTGTAAGTACAAGGTTCATTTAAGACATGTTAAGGAACTATTAATGAGTACGTTACTAGAGTGCAGATCTCAAGTAACAACTAAATAGGAGAGCTGAATTCTAGTGGATAGTCCAACAAACCATTCAATTCCAAGTGAAAACATTCCCCACAAACCCGGGATTTCCACATTTAAGATTAACAATTCGGCTTTGAACTTCCAAATATTTGCCACCACCCCATAATCAACAATTATGATAATATTGGTCATAGACGCACTACAGTATTTATGACAAATAACCAATACTAAAGCAAATGTATGTGTAGCATTGTACCAGAGCAATAAATAAAAATCTGCACATTTGAagcatataataaaatataaatacaccTGCTGATATTGATACATTCAGACAAACAGCAATACAATATCATAAAAGAAACG
Encoded proteins:
- the LOC134933955 gene encoding olfactory receptor 5AP2-like, with the protein product MDVINKTQVRVFVFSGLTENRELAMFLFILFLHVYVMTVLGNVGMMAIVHISSNLHTPMYFFLSYLSLVDLLYSSVITPKMLSDLISTRKAISFVGCALQLLFFGALACTEVLLLANMAYDRYAAICRPLHYVSIMSKKKCSCQVVLSFFIGSLVSSVQMSCIFSLQFCGSNIIDHFCCDVPPLLKLSCSDTFSCDMITVFSIASFGLGSFLIILISYTLIISSILQMKSAESRQKAFSTCSSHVLCASIFYMSIFFTYLRSPSNVIENQEKTASIFYSVVTPMLNPLIYSLRNQEVKKGIIRVVYKLM